The DNA sequence AGGCGGCGCAGGATGCGTTTATCGTCAAGCAGTTGCGCGCCGCCGGGGCCGTGGTGCTGGGCAAAACCAACCTCAGCGAGTGGGCCAATTTCCGGTCGTCGCGCTCGACCAGTGGCTGGAGCAGCCGCGGCGGCCAAACCAAAAACCCCTATGTGCTCGACCGCACGCCCAGCGGTTCCAGCGCAGGCTCGGGGGCGGCCGTGGCGGCTAGCCTGTGCGCCGTGGCCATCGGCACCGAAACCGACGGCTCGGTGGTGTCGCCCAGCTCGGTGAACGGACTGGTGGGCCTCAAGCCTACCGTGGGGCTGCTTAGCCGCACAGGCATCATCCCGATCTCGGCCACCCAGGACACGGCCGGCCCCATGGCCCGCACCGTGCGCGACGCCGCCCTGCTGCTGGGGGCCCTGGCGGGCGAAGACGCCGCCGATGCCGCTACCAAAGGCAGCGCTGCCTACGCCCAAGCCGACTACACCAAGTATCTGGACACGAATGCGTTGAAAGGCAAGCGGCTGGGTGTGGAGAAAACCCACCTCACTGGCACCTCGCCCGCCATTGCGCTCATGCAGCAAGCCATGGCGGCCCTGAAAGCGCAGGGCGCGACGGTGGTTGAAGTAGAGGTGGCCAGGCCCGCGGGGGCCCTCGGCGACGCCGAATACCAAGTGCTGCTCTACGAGTTCAAGGCCGGGTTGAACCAGTACCTGGCCGGGGCGGGGGCCCCGGTGAAAACCCTGGCCGACGTCATCGCCTTCAACACCCAGCACGCCGCGCAGGCCATGCCCTTCTTCCAGCAGGAAACCCTGGAGCTAGCCCAGAAAACCGACGGCCTGGCCAGCACCAAGTACCGCGCGGCCCTGGCCCGCTCGCAGGGTGGCGCCCGCAAAATCCTCGACAACGTTTTGCAAACCAACCGGCTCGACGCCATCGTCGGCATCACCACCGGCCCGGCCGGCTGCATCGATTTGGTGAACGGCGACTACTCCTCGGGCCTCGATTTCTCGTCGGCCGCGGCCATGGCCGGCTACCCGCACCTCACCGTGCCCATGGGCCAGGCGCACGGCCTGCCGGTGGGCCTTTCGCTGGTGGGCCCTGCCTGGGCCGAGGGGCCCCTACTGGGCCTGGGCTACGCCTACGAGCAAGCCACCAAACTGCGCCGGGCCCCCGAGCTGCGGGGCCCCATAGCGGGGTAGCGGCGGGGCCCCGGGGCAGTTTGGAAGGCGACGCAGTTGCCGCCTGTCCAACCGCCACCCGGGGCCCTACCTACAGCCGCGCCCGCACCTGGCGCAGCACGCGTTCCATCTCGTTGCGGATGTCGCCGCTGTCGACGATATGGTTGTTGTTCAGGAAAGTGAAGGCCAGCAGGCGGCCGCTTTTGGTGCGCAGGTAGCCGCTCAGGTTGGTATTGTTGGCGAGCGAGCCGGTTTTGCCCCACACCCAGGGCCCCTGGGCGTCGTGGTAGCGCTTGCGCAGCGTGCCCTGGCGGCCGCCGGCGGCCAGCAGGCTCAGCAGGCGGGGCTCGGGTACCTCCCGGTGCAGTTGCAGCAACAGTGCCTCCAGGGTGCGGGGCGTGACAAGGTTCTGGCGCGAGAGGCCCGAGCCGTCGGCCCAGGCCACGGGGTCGGGCAGAGTGCCGAGGTATTTTTTGCGCACGTACCGAATCACGCGCTGCGCACTGAGCGAATCGTGCAGGCCCACGGTAGTGCTGGCCATCAGCAAGAGCTGCTCGGCCAGGAAGTTGTCGCTCACGCGCAGCATCCGGCGGTAGAGGCTGTCCACGGGCAGGCCGCGCAGGGTATGCACCACATCGGTGGGGCGCGGGCGCCAGGGGGCCCCCACCAGCGGCCGCCGCAGCGTATCGCCGAGCAGGCGCAGCGTGAAGGCGCGGCTGGTACGGAACGGCACCTCGTCGATCCACCTTTTATTAAACGGCGCCACCACGTAGAAGCGGTTCTCGTCCAGGGCCCGAATTACATGGGTGTCCTTGTCGATATTAGGCGTGCGCAGCGCGGCCGGCACGGGCCCCGTGAGCGGCGCAAAATACTGGGGTAGCACGCGCAGCCGGCTGGCCACCTTGCCCGCGGGCGGAGTGGCGTAGAAGCGCACGGTGTTCCCATAAATCGGAAACGCCGTGCGCTCGGGCTGGAAGTAGTAGCCGAAATCGTCCCAGGGCCAGCCGGGACCGTAGGGCGTGGAGCAGGCAATGTCGCAGCTGGCGAGCAGGCCGGGCGCACGTTGCAAAAACGCGAAGGCGCGGCGGCTGGGCACGTCGCCGTGCAGGAATGTGGGGTCGCCGGTGCCCTGGAAGAACAGCGTGTCGCCGCGGCTGAAGTAGCGCAGGCTGGGCAGCGAGTCGGGCAGCAGTTTCAGGCCGGCGTAGAGGCTGAGCAGCTTCATGTTGCTGGCCGGCACGAAGTATTTGGTTTCGTTTTGGGCGAACAGCGGCTCGCCGGTGGCGGCGTCGGCCAACACAAGGGCCACGGCGTGGGGCCGCAGCACAACCGAGCTGTCAAGCAAATTACGCAGCCAGGGCAGCTTTTCGGCGCCGGGCAATGGGGCCGCGGCAGGCATTTTTTCAGGGGCCTGGGCGCAGGCGGCGAGGTGGGTGGCGCCCAGCGCCAGCAAACTCAGGAAGTAGAAGGAACGAAGCAACACGGGCCCCAATTTACGCAATAGTTGCGAGCGAGGAGCTTTTTGCCCGGTGCCGGGCCCCGGGCGCCCCGCCCACCCGGGGCCCTATTGGACGGCGGCTGGCGGGCTCCCGAACTGGGTTTTCAGCGCCTGGCAGGCGGCGGGCGAGATGGCCGGGCGCTACACTACGATAGTGGTTTTTTGGGTGGCTTTACCTTTTTTATCGCGCTCGGCAGTTACGTTTTACAGCGTCAGGAACTGGCAGGCATCGTCGTTGGGGGCCCGGGTACAGCTTCACGCGGGCAAACTGGTCGAGCTCGGTTTCGGCCACGTAGGGCTTGAGTAGGTGAAACTAGCCGGTTTCGAAAGCCCGGCGGGCGTCGGCGGTCTGCGCGATGTAGCCCACGGGATGGGCCAGCGTTTCCTCGTCGGCCCAGGCACCGGTGGCTTCCGAAAAGGGCTCCTGCGCCTGCGCCGCCGCCATCAGGTAGGCGCCGCCCACAATGATGGTAGCCTCAATCAGCCAGATGGCCCACAGCACCAGGCCCGACGGCGTAGTGCTTTTCAGCGACCAGGTGCCGGTTTCGTTGATTTGGCGTGTGGCGTTCCACATGTGCGACGGCTACGCCAGAATAGCCGTAAATAGGCTGGGGCTGAATGAGGTACTGGCCACACTCAGCCCCGCCGAGCTGATGACCTTCAATGCCACGCCCGGCTCAGCGGTAGCGGCGGGCGCTTTCGTCCCGAAAAGCATGGTGAGGTACACGCTCCACTCCAGATACACGGCCACCAGGCCCACCAGCAGGGCCGGCCGCGCCATACCCCCCGGGCTGCGCAACTGGCCCCGCCGCATCAGCCCCCGTAGCCCCGCCCCTAGGGCCCCGCCAAACGCCAGGCACAGAAAAAACTTATGTAGCGGCTGTGCCACAGCGCGTAGCCGTAGGCAAATGCCAGCGCGGCGGCGGCTATGCCGCCCAGCAAAAATAGCAGCACCCCGCGCCGCGGCATCTTGTTGGATGGCTGGTAGTAAAGGCCCATGTGGCGTACGAAAAGGACGGTAATTGGCCGCCGTCCAGGCTCGAAGAACCGAAGAAATTAGGCCCGCCGCGCCGCAAAATCGCGGCCCAGAGCCGGCGGGCGGCGGCGGCACTATAACTTTGTCCCCCGTCATGCCTGAACGCTCCAACCCCCCAACCCCAGCGTCGGCCGCGAAATTTATTTTCGTCACCGGCGGCGTCACCTCTTCACTCGGCAAAGGAATCATTTCCGCCTCGCTGGCCAAGCTCTTGCAGGCCAGAGGGTTCCGAGTCACCATCCAAAAATTCGATCCGTACATCAACATCGACCCGGGCACGCTCAACCCCTACGAGCACGGCGAGTGCTACGTGACGGACGACGGTGCCGAGACCGACCTTGATTTAGGCCACTACGAGCGGTTCCTGAACACCCCCACCTCGCAGGCCAACAACGTCACCACGGGCCGCATCTACGACACCGTGATCCGGCGCGAGCGCGAAGGCGCCTTCCTTGGCAAAACCGTACAGGTGGTGCCCCACATCACCGACGAGATTAAGCGGCGGATGCTGCTGCTGGGCGAAGGCGGCGAGTTCGACGTAGTAATTACCGAAATCGGCGGCTGCATCGGCGACATCGAGAGCCTGCCCTTCGTGGAGGCTGTGCGCCAGTTGCGCTGGGAGCTGCCGCCCAACGATTCGCTGGTAATTCACCTCACGCTGCTGCCGTACTTGGCCGCCGCCGGCGAGCTCAAAACCAAGCCCACGCAGCATTCGGTGCGCGACTTGCGCGAGGCCGGCTTACAGCCCGACATCCTGGTCTGCCGCACCGAGCACTCCATCCCGCCCGAAATGCGGCGCAAAATTGCGCTGTTTTGCAACGTTAAAATCAACTCCGTCATCGAGTCGCTCGACGCCGACACCATCTACTCGGTGCCGCTGATGATGCTGAAGGAGCAGCTCGACGAGCGGGTCATCAAGCGCCTGAAGCTGACCGGTGGGGCCCTGCAGCCCGACCTGGAGGCGTGGAAAGATTTCCTGGGCCGCCTCAAAAACCCCACCGAGGAAGTGACCATCGCCTTGGTGGGCAAGTACGTAGAGCTGCCCGACGCCTACAAGTCCATCAACGAGTCGTTCGTGCACGCCGGGGCCCTCAACGAGTGCCGGGTAAAGGTGCGCAGCATCCAGTCGGACCACCTCACGCCCGAGAACGTGGCCGAAAGCCTGCGCGGCGTGGATGCCGTACTGGTGGCCCCGGGCTTCGGCGAGCGCGGCTTTGAGGGCAAGATTGCCGCCGTGCAGTACGTGCGCGAAAACGGGATTCCGTTCTTCGGTATCTGCCTGGGCATGCAGGTGGCCGTGGTGGAGTACGCCCGCAACGTGCTGGGCCT is a window from the Hymenobacter nivis genome containing:
- a CDS encoding CTP synthase, translating into MPERSNPPTPASAAKFIFVTGGVTSSLGKGIISASLAKLLQARGFRVTIQKFDPYINIDPGTLNPYEHGECYVTDDGAETDLDLGHYERFLNTPTSQANNVTTGRIYDTVIRREREGAFLGKTVQVVPHITDEIKRRMLLLGEGGEFDVVITEIGGCIGDIESLPFVEAVRQLRWELPPNDSLVIHLTLLPYLAAAGELKTKPTQHSVRDLREAGLQPDILVCRTEHSIPPEMRRKIALFCNVKINSVIESLDADTIYSVPLMMLKEQLDERVIKRLKLTGGALQPDLEAWKDFLGRLKNPTEEVTIALVGKYVELPDAYKSINESFVHAGALNECRVKVRSIQSDHLTPENVAESLRGVDAVLVAPGFGERGFEGKIAAVQYVRENGIPFFGICLGMQVAVVEYARNVLGLTNANSTEMDPLTPHPVIAMMESQKDITQKGGTMRLGAYACDLRRGSRAAKAYGKTHISERHRHRFEFNGEYLAQFEAAGMSASGTNPETGLVEIIELPQAVHPWFVAGQFHPELKSTVENPHPLFVRFVRAAMQHRKG
- the dacB gene encoding D-alanyl-D-alanine carboxypeptidase/D-alanyl-D-alanine endopeptidase — translated: MLLRSFYFLSLLALGATHLAACAQAPEKMPAAAPLPGAEKLPWLRNLLDSSVVLRPHAVALVLADAATGEPLFAQNETKYFVPASNMKLLSLYAGLKLLPDSLPSLRYFSRGDTLFFQGTGDPTFLHGDVPSRRAFAFLQRAPGLLASCDIACSTPYGPGWPWDDFGYYFQPERTAFPIYGNTVRFYATPPAGKVASRLRVLPQYFAPLTGPVPAALRTPNIDKDTHVIRALDENRFYVVAPFNKRWIDEVPFRTSRAFTLRLLGDTLRRPLVGAPWRPRPTDVVHTLRGLPVDSLYRRMLRVSDNFLAEQLLLMASTTVGLHDSLSAQRVIRYVRKKYLGTLPDPVAWADGSGLSRQNLVTPRTLEALLLQLHREVPEPRLLSLLAAGGRQGTLRKRYHDAQGPWVWGKTGSLANNTNLSGYLRTKSGRLLAFTFLNNNHIVDSGDIRNEMERVLRQVRARL
- a CDS encoding amidase, with protein sequence MNRRFFLRTGALASAAVSTLTLAGCSTAPSTPAQTDPAAAGPTGAPGTFALHEATVADLQQHMQSGKYTARALCEQYLKRIEEVNTKGPNLRAIIETNPDALKLADALDAERKAGKVRGPLHGIPVLLKDNIDTGDQQQTTAGSLALAGHKAAQDAFIVKQLRAAGAVVLGKTNLSEWANFRSSRSTSGWSSRGGQTKNPYVLDRTPSGSSAGSGAAVAASLCAVAIGTETDGSVVSPSSVNGLVGLKPTVGLLSRTGIIPISATQDTAGPMARTVRDAALLLGALAGEDAADAATKGSAAYAQADYTKYLDTNALKGKRLGVEKTHLTGTSPAIALMQQAMAALKAQGATVVEVEVARPAGALGDAEYQVLLYEFKAGLNQYLAGAGAPVKTLADVIAFNTQHAAQAMPFFQQETLELAQKTDGLASTKYRAALARSQGGARKILDNVLQTNRLDAIVGITTGPAGCIDLVNGDYSSGLDFSSAAAMAGYPHLTVPMGQAHGLPVGLSLVGPAWAEGPLLGLGYAYEQATKLRRAPELRGPIAG